TATTTTGAAGCTCACTAGTGCTAGGATTTTCTAGGACACAACAATATATATCTTGTGCCTCCTCTAAACCTAGTTAGCAGCCGTAGAGAAACTAGATCTGATCTTCTTGTAGACAGATCTCTGTAATTTCTCCATCAATAAAATCTCTCTTTGCCCATGGATGTAACCGTTAGGGGTGAACCACGTTAAGTCTCGGTGTCTTTCTTTATTGTTTATCCATATGTTAATCTCTATCTTCTCACATCTGTCACAACAAACTAGTATCAGAGCTTCGGGTTGAATCTGGTGAGAAGATGTCTGGGATGAATATGAAGATCGACAATTTTACTGGAAGGAACAGTTTCAGTCTCTGGCAAATCAAGAAGAAGGCGTTGCTGAAGCAACAAGGTCTTTGGGCACCGTTGTCAGGGAAGAAGGTTGAACCTGTTACTACTGAGATGGAGGTTACTGAAGAGAAGGCGTATTcaacaattttgttgtgtctGGCAGGATCTTCTTTGTGGTCATAAGACCAAGAGCCTTGAGTTCTGTGAGCACTGTGTGTTTGGGAAGCTGCACAGAAAGAAGTTTCCTAAGGTTGTTCATAAAACAAAAGGCACGCTGGATTACATCCATTCAGATTGTTGGGGTCCCTCCAAGGTGGAGTCGCTGAAGGGTCACAGGTATTTTGTGTCCATGATTGATGACTATTCGAGGAAGACTTGGATAACATTCATGAAGCACAAAAGTGAAGCTTTCAACAGCTTCAAGGAGTGGAAGATACTGGTGGAGAATCAAACTGAGAAGAAGATTAAGAGGCTTCGTACTGATAATGGTCTGAAATTCTGTTCAACAGAGTTCAATCAGTTTTGTAAGGATGCGGGGATTGCTAGGCATCATACAATCAggtatacaccacagcagaattgTGTAGCAGAGAGAATGAACCAGACATTGCTGGAGAGAGCGAGGTGCATGCTTTCTAATGCTGGTTTAGAGAAGAGGTTTTGGGCTGAGGCAGTGAACACGGCTTGTTATTTGATCAATCTTGGACCGCATACAGGGATTGAGTGTCGAATACCTAATGAGGTCTTGTCAGGAAGATCTGCTGATTATTCTATTCTGAGAGTCTTTGGTTGCCCGGTTTACTATCATGTTAATGAAGGAAAGTTGGAACCAAGAGCGAAGAAGAGAGTGTTTATGGGCTATGGAGATGGTGTAAAGGGATACAGAGTTTGGTCTCCATTTGAGAAACGGTTGTTATGAGCAGGAACGTTGTGTTTGATGAGAGTTCTATGTTCAAAGTTTCAGCTGAGTCCATTTCAGAAGCAGAGCAGGAGGATGTTGACAAGCAGGTGGAGTTGCAGGAAGTACAGTCAGACTACCCAGGATCAACCGATCCAGTGTCAGGGAGCGATCGATCTACGCCAGACACAGGATTGGGCGATGGCAGAGATCTCCGATCGATGTCCGACAACGCGAGCGATCGATGTCTGATGAGCAGCCTCAATCTTCCAATTCTGGAAATCAACGTATTGGGTCTGAAAAATGCAGTATTGCTAAAGACAGACCAAGGAGAGTTGATGTTAGGCCACCAGAGAGATATCGGTTTGAAGATATGGTGGGTTATGCACTACAGGTTGCAGAGGATGTGGACACTTACGAGCCGTCTACTTACAGAGAAGCCATTTCAAGTTATGCATCTGAGAAATGGTTTGCTTCAATGGGAGATGAGATGGAATCTCATGAAAAGAATCACACATGGGATCTGGTCACACTACCACCTGGGAGAAAAGTTGTGACTTGCAAGTGGATTTATAAGCTAAAAGAAGGTCAGTCACCAGAAGAGGGAGTCAAGTATAAATCTCGAGTTGTTGCTAGAGGTTTCAGTCAAAGAGAAGGCGTGGACTACAATGAGATATTCTCACCCGTGGTCAGACACACTTCTATCAGAGTGCTATTGGCGATAGTAGCACGTCAGGATCTGGAGTTGGAGCAACTTGATGTGAAGACTGCTTTTCTTCATGGAGAGCTTGAGGAGGAGATATATATGACTCAGCCTGAGGGTTTTCTATTTCCTGGTAAAGAAGATCATGTGTGCAAGTTGAGGAAGTCGCTGTATGGACTTAAGCAGCCTCCTAGACAGTGGTACAAGAGGTTTGACAGCTATATGGTCAAGTTGGGCTACGACAGGAGTCCTTATGAATGTTGTGTCTACATGAGCAAGGTGGAGGATGAGTTGTATATCTACCTGGTGCTGTATGTAGACGACATGCTGATAGCTGCCAAGAAGAAGTGTTATGTTCAGAAGCTGAAAGAACTGTTGAGTtctgagtttgagatgaaagatttgGGTGCTGCGAGGATGATTCTAAGAATAGAGATCTTCAGGGATAGGACGAAGAATAAGATGTTCTTGTCACAAAAGGTCTACATTGAAAAGGTCTTGACAAGATTCGGGATGCTTAATGTTAAGCCTATCGATACTCCATGTGCTGCAAATTTTCATCCTACCATGagtgatgaaatgtctgaaggGGAAATCGATTATATGTCACGTGTTCCTTATGCTAGTGCTGTAGGAAGTTTGATGTATGCTATGGTTTGTACAAGACCAGATCTTGCACACGCAGTCAGTTTTGTGAGTAGGTTCATGGTTCAGCCGCGAAAGGAGCACTGGATCGCTGTGAAGAGGATTTTCCGGTACCTTAAGGGTACATCTGATATTGGTCTTGTATATGGAGACAAGGATCCGAGACTGGTTACTGGGTATTCTGATTCGGATTATGCAGGAGATGTGGACAGCAGGAGATCTATGACTGGTTACGTATTTACTTTGGGTGGTTCTGTTGTGAGCTGGAAGGCGACTTTGCAGTCGACAGTGACTTTGTCTACAACTGAGGCAGAGTATATGGCATTGACAGAAGCTGCTAAGGAGGCAATATGGTTGAGAGGATTGGTCAGTGATCTTGGTCTTCATCATGATCAGGCTACTGTGTTCTATGATAGCTTAAGTGCTATCTACTTAGCCAAGGATCAGGTtcatcatgagagaaccaagcatatCGATGTAAGATACCATTTTCTTAGAGATGAGACGAGGATTGAAGTGAACAAGGTAGGAACAGCTGATAATCATGCGAAAATGTTCACTAAGCCGGTTCCTCATAGCAAGTTCAAGCATTGTCTTGATTTGCTAAACATCTCAAGCTGTTAAATCTGGCCCTGATAGGCGTTTGGCCCTGAGGGGCATCTGGCTCGAAGAGAGGATCTGGCCCAAGTGAGGGCATCTGGCTCTGAGGAGCATATGGTCCGACGGGACATCTGACATCTGAGTTCGACGGAACATCTGAGCAAAGAGAGAGTCTGGTACATCTGTATTCTGAGCACGAAGAAGTGCATTCTGGTACATCTGATTATGGAGGATTCAAGTCAAGGTAGAGATTTGTTGAATAATGCCTTGAATCTGTTGGACCTTAGTTTTTTGAGGTCCACTAGTGCTAGGGTTTTCTGGGAcacaactatatatatcttgtgcCTCCTCTAAACCTAGTTAGCAGGCGTAGAGAAACTAGATCTAATCTTGTTGTAGACAGATCTCTGTAATTCCTCCATCAATAAAATCTCTCTTTGCACGTGGAAGTAGCCGTTAggggtgaaccacgttaaattTCGGTGTCTTTCTTTATTGTTTATCCATCTGTTAATCTCTATCTTGTGACATCCGTcgcaatatataatattttccaaGCAAAGGAAACGAAAAACATTCTCATAAGAGTAAACGTGGGTACATAATGTATATGCACGGATgtctaaaaatattatcattggGTTGTTTCGATTTGTATTTCAAGTCCAGTGGCTTACACAAGTAtaatatgtatatgttattGAAGGCTTTTGGCCATTACGAAATTAGTAAGTTCtactatttaataattttgagtTTGTTTTATAAGCATCTTATATATGTAGTGACACAATATATATACTcaacacaaaatataaaataactttaaattaataaaggAAATTATGGAAATTATCCAAATACAAGAAACTTTTAACTTGATTTGACACAAATAAATTCATGAATAAATATTTGCTGAACCAAAAAGGAAAATACTTATTATAAATCTTTTAAAGTAATTGatcataaattataaatatatacatatatatatatatatatatatatatatatatatatatatatatatataataaagtcAATCGTATACCAGAAATTTTACATGAAcagtttcaaaatattaaattaaccaTTCATTTTATGAAAAGAGTCAATTTTACTGTCCATCATCGTAATATCATACTCTCATACAAAAATGTGAATAATATACCCGTGCTACGCCCGGAAAAATCCTCTAGTATATATAGAGGAACTAATGAAATTGCCTTGGTTTATTTGGATTTGTGTAATTAAAGTTCTGTGATGTTTGCTTCACACTCATACATACAACTGACTTTAACATGTGCTCTACAAGACTCACAATTGAAAtcgtttatattatttatttatctaacgCTAAAAAAGAAACTACTAACATAACTACCTATAAAAGAGCCAAACTATGtcgcttaattttttttaaaaaaaaacgaaaacgaATTAtataaacactacaagaaaacagcagtattctgacggacattccgacggaaaataaaattttcggaatatcccgaggaatttccgaggaaacacaaaatttgatttcctcggaatttcctcggaatataccgacggaattccgacgaaatatcaatccgtcggaatattcttatggaataccgaggaaaaatgtattcctcggaaaaaaccgatgaaattccgaggatatattatagccgttagagagccgttgggggattttaaaaattccgaggaaattccgacgaactagccgttggcgtcggaattccgtcggaatttcctcggtctgtcggcaggatttcaactataaatacaagcacctctcttcctcttcattcactccatatcttcatcctctttcttactctctttacacacgaatttgattcataaaaaacatgtcttcttcaaattattttcgttcttggatcgatcgacctcatttggatccgaacacgagattgcttacggaagaataccaacgaggtataaccgaattcatggggttagttcaccgacaaccggaagcaaaaacaggtatgttaagatgtccttgctctaattgtaaaaatagaaaggttattaaagagtgggatgtttggactcatttatatttgagtgggtttacacgaagttacaaaatttggtatcatcatggggaaactgattatgaacatgatagtactagtgaacctcagccagcggttagattagaagaaccaattagaacggatgtagattatggtgtaggtactgagcagatggtaaatgatcattttagaggggaagatttacccgatgcacaagctaggagattttatgatatgttggatgctggaaagcaaccattgtacgaaggttgcagagatgatcattcagctttatcatctgctacaagattgatgagcattaaaacagattataatttggctgaagactgtgtggatgcgattgctgattttgtaaaaggtattctacccgaggataatgtagctcctggttcatactacgaggttcagaaactcgtagctggttttggtttatcgtatcaggtaatagatgtatgcagcgacaactgcatgatttattggagggcggatgaacagcgggtaacatgcaaattttgtgggaagcctcgttataaagatacgagtggaagagttccagtgccatataaaaggatgtggtatttgcctttgacggaaaggttgcagaggttgtatctgtctgaacgcacagcgcaaccaatgagatggcatgcggagcactcaacagatggtgagatcagacatccttcagatgcaaacgcgtggaagcatttccaatcaaagtatcccgactttgcgtatgagagaagaaatgtctaccttggattatgtactgatggtttcagcccgtttggcaagagtggaagacagtattctctatggccagtcattcttacaccatacaacctacccccaaacttgtgcttgcgacgagagtttttgtttatctcgattctcgttcccggaccagagcatcctaagagatcacttgatgtgtttcttcagacactaatatatgagttgcaacaactatgagctcaaggtgctgaaacatacgatgtttcgtgtaaagaaaactttcaaatgcgggtagtactaatgtggacaataagtgattttccactctgggagatcgcatggtaagttcagccgctttttcttcaattatttaagttttgaaattttattttttgggcatttcttctaatttctaatgtttgtttaatttatgtttttttcaaggcggaagaaaatgatggcgagccggttgatgatctcgccctaatgaagagggcgtataccaacaagaagaccagCCAGATtaatgacggtcttgtgagggaagtggtcaccctggtccaaactcaggtgcaagacgaagtgtctcagcttcaaaccgaggatgacgattcgacggctttgaccaacttgtcccggtttcgaatcaacgaaatcgttgaatcagtaagttctttttttaaagttcaattcatttatttcttgatttttattctatcatctttttatattatttaaatttggatattttctatttcagtcggtttcaaagaagaagggacgtttggtcggtttgggtcgtcgcacccggtcggttcctccttcttctgcaccaccgccctttgttgatccagaagtacttacggctcagttgaaggacaaggatgatcacATATCTTtattggagacccagatggcggctcaacaggcgggctatgaggcacagaagaggctgaaccagcaaatgatggagatgatgcagaggatgtacccgaacgaggtgttcccgaacatgcaagacccgtagttttttttttcaaaaactcggaatgttttatttttatttgtaagactttgaatattatctaatatgttttcaattttaattttaattttatattttcgaatttaaatttcaaaaattttattttttaaaaaaaaattaattttttttgaaattccgagaaaatgaaccctcggagatttccgacgaacatttcctcggaatataccgagggactccttcctcggaatataccgagggactcattcctcggaattttccgagggctccgttcctcggaaattcccgatgaaacttccgaggaacatttcgtcggaacttccgaggattggaccatcggaaagtccatcgaaatatcccgaggaagttctccctcggtatattctgaggaactttccgacgaactggtggtcctcggagtttcctcggaaattcattttctcggaattccgtcagaaatttccgagggatttccgaggaaaaatgaatttccgaggagttatttctgaggacttgtttcgtcggtatgtcgtcggaataacgttattccgacgacataccgacgattttttccctcggtatgtcactgttttcttgtagtgaaaaggTGGCAATGATTCACAAGCTAAAATACCAAAGAGATTCCTCTCATTCTAAGAAAAAGCTTTCCACTCCTAATCGTCGAAGATAGTCGTCGTAGGCTCGTCGCTGAGTAGCAAACTAGGTTTCTTCTTCCCCATATTAGCTCAACAAGCGCCACAGTAGCCTTGACCGCCACAACGACCACCTCTTAAACGACCACCAACATTAAGAGCACGGCCACGTCCGTTGAAGAAACGACCAAAACGGTCATCGGTTTCCTGACCACGACCAGGACCATCGAAAAAACAACCAAAACGGTCATCGGTCTCCtgaccacgaccacgaccatcGAAAACACGACCAAAACCGTCATAGGTCTCCTGACCAGGACCAGGACCAAATAAAAACCGATTATAAGGCTCCTGACCAGGACCATCTGAAAAACGACCAAAACGGTCATTACTATACCTTTCACCAGATTCCTGGCCAAAAGAGAATTGATCGATAGACATGTTATCTGCCTCCGCTTTTACACTAAACGATGAGATCAACAAATCCACCTTTTCTTCCATCTTTTGAAGACGACTATCCATCTTTTCTTCCATCTTCTGAAGACGATCAGCCACTCCTTGCAATATCTCCATCACATCAGATATTTTCTTCTCAGCCATGTCTTTCTTATGTTTCTCCAAAACATCTTTCGGCTCTCTGTTAACTTCCTCTAGATGCGTTGTGGCTTCGATCACAGAAGGATCTGCTTCAGCAGCGGTGGCAGACTTATTGTCCATGGAGAAGAAGGGAAGAAAGCGTCTAGGTTAAAGAGAAAAGGTGGAGAACGACAAAAACCCTAAGGCTTAGAAGAATgtatttatatactttatattcTGGCTTGGGGCACAAGGGTCTTTtcagttatttatttttctttccctTTTTGGTTATTGTGAAATTGATAAAATTATGTTGATTctttaaatatcatatttttatggatttttatcATACTTATTTGGTAGATTACTACAAAAAAATCAAGgatttttactttttcttttctatcatttattttgtaaattagataTGAATTCTGTTATTCTAAAAGTTTCCAAAAatcaatatcttttaatatagcatatttattattatcttaATTAAGTGAGGAtacacacaatatatatatatatatatatatatatatatatatatatatatatattatttttaaatctaaattttgtATCTCTAGAAATCTATAAACAATAGAAATTTATGAACGATAAGCTATTTAGAAGGATAAAATAGAAACCCACAAGATCTAATCAAACACAAAGTTGGAGAGTGTCAAGTTTGGTTTTCGGCCAATGTGACTGTTCCTTCAACATCACAAACATTAAGTAATTATGAATCACAAGCTATATGCTTGGAGAATATTTGTTTGGTAGATGTATCATGGACTACAACCTCTCAATTCATTGGTTGCGTCAGGTTATGGAAAGATACATCTGGACAAAACCAATTACTGGAAGAATCTAAGACGCTGTGAGTCAGCTTTAATTTGCATTCCGAATTAGAAGCTCTGATTTGGGTGATGGAGAATATGATGCGACATTCAACTAGTTAGAATTTTGGGATAGGCTACAAGGACATGATCACAATGATTAATGAGCTTCATGCTGGCTAATTTTCAACAGAGCTGGAAGAGATAGATATTCTTCAAAGATAAATCTAAGCATTCAAGATTTCATATGTTCTTCATAGGCATATAATGCAATATATGATTCTTTATCTAGAATGCTTGATAGTTCCACAGGGAACTTTGTTATGTTGGTTGTTTTATTTCGGTATGGTTCTCCATACCATCTcaagtttgaataaaaaaaagaatcgtttgatataaaaaagtctaaattttattaaaaaatctaaagtAATATTAGAAGAATAAACTTCCACTTAAAAGCTCAAGCAATGCTTCTATTTTTGACattgaaataataataagtcTAGTTCTTATACCGAAAAAGGTTGACCCACAAAGGATGAAAGATTACATGCCCATAGCATGTTGTAGCACAATCTATAAGATTATAGCGAGAATCTTGTCCAACAGATTGAAGGAAATTCTCCATATGCTATATTGGAGACTGATCAGCTTCCCATTCGATACATTGGCCTCTCGCTAACAAAGAAGAGCTTGACAAGACTGATTCTGAACCTGTGGTTGACAGGATTCAAACTCGCTTACTGAACAGGTCGGCTAAGACTCTTTCATACGCTGGAAGGCTCCAACTTATTCATACATTGATCTCAAGTGTTATGAACCTTTGGAGTTCTGCTTTTCGACTCTCAAACAGTTGCTTTGCAACAATAGATAAAATGTGTGTGCTGCCTTCTTATGGTCAGGAAGTCCTAATCTCACCACTCGGGGGAACATTGAGTGGGATGACCTAACCGTACCATAAAGAGAATGAGGATTGGGAATAAGGAAACTCAGTGATGCTTCTCGAGCTTTTGCTTTAAAACTCATTTGGAAACTTTAATAACACCTCATCTATTTGGGTTGCCTGGACGAGGAACTATCTTTTACAAGATATATCCTTATGGGAGTCCCTGAAAAAATAACTTGAGACTCTTGGTTGTGGAGAAAACTTCTCAAGCTCTGTACTCAGGATTTCAGTTTTGTAAAAACAAAGATAGGAGACGGTTTAACAACTCATTTCTGGTCAGATAACTTGACGAAACTAGGCCCTTTGATAAATCTCACAGGAGCAAATGGACCTTGACAACTAGGAGTGCTAAGAAATGCAAAGGTTGTAGATGTTGTTGATGGAACCCATTGGAAGTTTCGCAGGAGCAAGAATCAGACTTTTCAGTCTTGATTCATTAACGTCGACAAACCTCCAATTCCTAATTGAGATGCAGGCTCTGATTGCCTCCTTTGGAAGCAAAATCAGGATCACTATGAAAGCAGAATCCTTACTGAACATAACTGAGATCAAATTTATATTGTAAAGTCTTGGGTTTCTTGGCATCGGattgtttgctttgatgaagCCATACCAGTTAGGCCTTCGTCATTCGAAACAGAATATCAACATGGGATGGTATGAGGAGTTGGGAATGTCTCAGGCATGTCTTATTTGCGGTGACCCTGATGAATTTAACagttcaacaacaacaacaacaaaaagtctAGTTATATTATAACAGCCAATTTATGATAGGTTTGAAACACGAAGTAACATGTCCACGTACAATTTACCAAGTGAGCAAACAAAGATTTCTTTGAATGCTTATTTTGTCAAACTCGAGTTCATATACTGAGTCGTGCGACTAGTCTCGTTGTTTGTCAACTTTACGATTACTgcccaaaatatattaaatttgcatatttGCCCAATCATCATTTATTTGCGTTATTTGCCGCTAGTGCACATTCTGATTTGAACATTTCGTTATAATAAATGGACATGCAAGTCTAAATAGACATCTCCCACAATCCTTAACCAACAACTTCGTGGGATCTAAATTAACATATTGTGCCTTGATTCTGTCTATCCCAGTGTCCCACAGTATCTACGTGAACCACtctgattttcaaatattttcataaaatatttaagagtcggttcttagtttttttagttaaaagtatTGTGCCTTGATTTTGTGTATCCCAGTGTCCCACAGTATCTACGTGAACCACtctgattttcaaatattttcataaaatatttaagaaccggttcttagttttttttttttttttaacctggGGTATCACGGGCCTATGGAAGGGCACAGACTAATCCCCAAGGGGAGGTGCAGCCCACGGATAGATTCTCTCTCCGGATATGCAAATGAGCCCTAAAGCATAGGCTCATATCCGTGTGAGGGTGTCCAGAGACATCATGAGGTAGTTTCTTCCGGCAGGGTTCGAACTCGCAACCTGGGTGCAGGAAAGAACACGTCCTTACCATTCGGCCACGATGTTCCGGAcaaagttaaaagttaagagacagtttcttatattacgctaagaaTACTATCCTAAGAACCTCTCATTAAtcaattaatcatgctctaagtagATTTGTTTTGGTTAGGTGAGCTTTTGTTTAGTGTAAAGTTTAGACTGTAAAGTGTAAAACTACTCTTTTGAAGAGTGAATTTTATTCAGCTAAAAAATAACCCAACGGAAATCTCATATTGGGATCAATGAAAAGTCTTTAAAGTATGTGATGAATATGAACATTTACTATCCAACTACTTCTATCGTTATCACACGTCTCATCCTCATACAATGATACAATTTATCATCCGCATATAAGTTATCGCTTAAATTCCCTGTCCGGGAACGCGCaacgcgctaggcgctagtcggacgGTCGGATTAGACCTAGCGCCTAAaaaaaaatcggggattaatcaaaaattatgCGGGGCGaaatttttagatggtttactatgttataaaacatgaatctttaattgtgtataacattaatacattttcatgtttaagattgtataaacacacacaaatagaatatataaacttaatatagtgtaattttcatcaaaattatgaatataaatgatatttataaaattttagaccaaataaacaaataaaaatattatttaaaataaaattaaaattaaaaaaataaaaaaaatagattaggcggccgcctaggcggctaggcggccgcctaggcggtcatttaggcggtctaggcggaaaaaatcggatatcggatatccgattttttaaaccgatttgacaTAAATCGGGGCGAAAAAGTAACGCGTAGCGCCTATgcggccgatttttagaacagtgCTTAAAGTATGTAATATTGTCAATTTGTAATAGATATAAACATGTACCATCCAACCACTTCTATCCATATCACAGGAAACTGTAGGTCTAAATGTACATGTTCTCATGAGATTGAGAAAGGATTCTGAGCCCGACCGAGATTATTAGTATAGTTATCCTCTTCCCTCTCTTAAATCTTTGAGTTACAAACAAAAAACCGAATACAAAAtcacttttttttcttgttcactAAACACAATAAATAAGCATAAATTAATTCCAAAAACCATTAACAAattctattaaataaaaaaaaacactgaatTCAAACTTGATTAATATGTCTGCATTATCAAATGAGACAGCGATACATTtgatcataatatttttaagtttatgtaCAAAATTAGGAAAACcattaaaataaagtaaaagcGAGATTAAGAGTAACAGTATCAGatctacaaatttattttttgttttttgtttagttcATTTCCAAGCTCCGAAAATCCATAAACCTCGTATTCAAACCCAAGAAGTCATAACCAACGCTGCTAATACTACTAATGTCGAGTGAAGAATGGCTAATGCTACTGCTATCCTCTGTTTGACATTTTGCAGTATCACTACTAGACTCCATGCCGTTTTGCACGTAAAGACGGGATGTAGTGTAGGTAGTAGATTTCTCTCTTGTATTATCATCATGATTCTTGTTGTGCCATGGTGGACTGATCCTAAGCTCGAGATTCAAATTTGGGCAAAAAATTTCTTGAACAACAACAGCTGGGTGATGCTCAACCCTCTCTTCTTTGCAAACTAACCCATTGATTAGATTctgcttttgttttttattttgcttCTGCTCCTCGGACTTTTCTGTTTTATCAAA
The window above is part of the Brassica napus cultivar Da-Ae chromosome C3, Da-Ae, whole genome shotgun sequence genome. Proteins encoded here:
- the LOC125583722 gene encoding uncharacterized protein LOC125583722 — its product is MDNKSATAAEADPSVIEATTHLEEVNREPKDVLEKHKKDMAEKKISDVMEILQGVADRLQKMEEKMDSRLQKMEEKVDLLISSFSVKAEADNMSIDQFSFGQESGERYSNDRFGRFSDGPGQEPYNRFLFGPGPGQETYDGFGRVFDGRGRGQETDDRFGCFFDGPGRGQETDDRFGRFFNGRGRALNVGGRLRGGRCGGQGYCGAC